From Cydia splendana chromosome 12, ilCydSple1.2, whole genome shotgun sequence, a single genomic window includes:
- the LOC134795515 gene encoding xylosyltransferase oxt gives MAIFCRRFYYKYGKCLLITILIAFFAQILIAINYFPSANDNLLYNAHKSSAKQELGDVSARKIGPGFDDDEDFPAKAKAENKPVAHLRVEELDFKPICEIRSREAISAIHRAKTQSCKEQIVNKTCLIQGGSFYPRSLPNNCQGKGMTYGKHLGCYQDEKKLRILSSFYGNYANTNSRVACLDICVQAGFPYAGVQYASECFCGENVPSASAKISDAACDMKCPADPSSTCGGYFTMNVFETGLAKFNSVTPAVSSSTNEPVRIIFLLTLNGRALRQVHRLINALYRTSHYFYIHIDARQDYLFRKLLALEKQFSNIRLARNRFSTIWGGASLLTMLLTAMKDIINLGWQWDFVINLSESDFPIKSLENMESFLAANKGLNFVKSHGREVQRFIKKQGLDKTFIECETHMWRVGERKLPRGIIIDGGSDWIALSPEFVSYIIGEQDELLAGLDIVFQHTLLPAESFFHTVLRNSHFCNTYVDNNLHVTNWKRKLGCKCQYKHVVDWCGCSPNDFKTEDWPRIQNTQDRHLFFARKFEPIINQEIITRVESFIGLNDHHLIQHLEAYWQSIYNTDDLTASTDDTLLTHAESIIRQNAKILLDKGCSLDTDEIIEINTYNFADVYKGNLILHKVFTENGESVLMETWYKPQKHLELNFESSYVDNVKIFKVSSQYDQKEMIFRNLGSILGPLSEPNLLYRFAPHFDKQFENLTVLWMDPAGLIADINYIHLEENNLTNFIKPSLKVPLLPGVWKVGLFGSKSNLIALTKFLITPLQYFSGKELSHQEANIIHSGSQSAYKNFSHIKPINFLPGPDDSLLLQKISSSNTKRIQQDLREWIDGLTSDFYNVLGSCVVSTRNSPDKKFICGKHSFEYCKSTEWSSLSPDPKGSIGKLNIKTGCLERV, from the exons ATGGCTATTTTTTGTCGCAGGTTTTATTACAAGTATGGAAAGTGCTTATTgataacaattttgatagcatttTTTGCTCAAATTCTCATCGCTATTAATTATTTCCCGTCTGCTAATGATAACTTACTGTACAATGCACACAAATCTTCTGCCAAGCAAGAGTTGGGAGACGTTTCGGCTCGAAAAATTGGACCGGGTTTCGACGATGACGAAGATTTCCCGGCGAAAGCCAAGGCTGAAAATAAACCTGTCGCCCATTTGCGGGTAGAAGAACTAGATTTTAAACCAATTTGCGAGATAAGAAGTCGAGAAGCGATATCTGCTATTCACAGGGCCAAGACACAATCTTGTAAGGAACAGATAGTTAATAAAACTTGCTTGATTCAGGGTGGAAGTTTTTACCCTAGATCATTACCAAATAATTGCCAAGGCAAAGGTATGACTTATGGAAAACATTTAGGTTGTTACCAAGATGAGAAGAAGCTGAGAATACTTTCTAGTTTTTATGGGAACTATGCTAACACTAATTCTAGGGTGGCTTGTTTGGATATCTGTGTACAAGCAGGATTTCCTTATGCCGGAGTTCAATATGC TTCAGAATGTTTTTGCGGAGAGAATGTTCCTTCTGCTTCAGCCAAGATTTCTGATGCTGCCTGTGACATGAAATGTCCTGCTGACCCCTCCAGTACCTGTGGTGGCTATTTTACAATGAATGTGTTTGAAACAGGACTTGCTA AATTTAATTCAGTTACTCCAGCAGTTTCAAGCAGCACCAATGAGCCAGTCAGAATTATATTTCTTTTGACATTAAATGGACGCGCGTTACGACAAGTACACAGACTAATCAATGCTCTCTACAGAACAAGTCACTATTTCTACATACATATTGATGCG CGCCAAGATTACTTGTTCAGAAAACTGTTAGCACTTGAAAAACAATTCTCAAATATCAGATTGGCCAGAAACAGATTTTCCACCATTTGGGGTGGAGCATCTTTGCTTACTATGCTTTTAACAGCTATGAAAGATATTATAAATTTAGGTTGGCAATGGGACTTTGTAATCAATTTAAGCGAGAGTGACTTCCCAATCAAATCTTTGGAAAACATGGAAAGCTTCCTAGCTGCTAATAAAGGTCTCAATTTTGTCAAATCTCATGGAAGAGAGGTACAAAGATTTATTAAGAAACAAGGACTGGATAAGACTTTCATTGAATGTGAAACTCACATGTGGCGTGTAGGCGAAAGGAAATTACCAAGAGGAATAATCATTGATGGTGGAAGTGATTGGATAGCATTGTCCCCTGAATTTGTCTCTTACATAATAGGTGAACAAGATGAACTGCTGGCCGGATTAGACATCGTTTTTCAGCACACCCTTCTACCAGCTGAATCATTCTTTCACACTGTTTTAAGGAATTCTCATTTTTGCAATACTTATGTCGACAACAACTTGCATGTGACCAATTGGAAAAGGAAATTAGGCTGCAAATGTCAATACAAACATGTGGTCGATTGGTGTGGATGCTCTCCTAATGACTTCAAGACTGAAGACTGGCCAAGAATTCAGAACACTCAAGACAGACACTTATTTTTTGCAAGGAAATTTGAGCCTATTATTAATCAGGAAATTATTACTAGAGTTGAAAGTTTTATTGGATTAAATGACCATCACCTAATACAACATTTGGAAGCTTACTGGCAAAGCATTTACAACACAGATGATCTAACAGCTAGTACTGACGACACCCTATTAACGCATGCTGAAAGCATAATTCGACAGAATGCGAAAATTCTACTTGATAAGGGGTGCTCGTTAGATACTGATGagattattgaaataaacacgTATAACTTTGCAGATGTATATAAAGGAAATCTGATATTACATAAAGTATTTACGGAAAATGGAGAAAGCGTGTTGATGGAGACTTGGTATAAGCCACAAAAACATTTAGAATTAAATTTTGAAAGTAGTTATGTAGAcaatgttaaaatatttaaagtaaGCTCACAGTATGACCAAAAAGAAATGATTTTTAGAAATTTAGGTTCCATTTTGGGTCCTCTATCTGAACCAAATTTGTTGTATCGGTTTGCACCTCACTTTGACAAGCAGTTTGAAAATTTAACTGTTCTTTGGATGGATCCCGCGGGGTTAATTGCGGATATTAATTACATCCACCTAGAAGAGAATAATCTTACCAATTTTATCAAACCCAGCCTCAAGGTGCCACTGTTGCCTGGAGTTTGGAAAGTTGGTCTTTTTGGAAGTAAGTCAAATTTAATAGCAttaacaaaattcctgattacaccATTACAGTATTTTTCGGGGAAAGAACTTTCTCACCAAGAAGCAAATATAATACACAGTGGGTCACAGAGTGCTTATAAAAACTTTTCCCACATAAAGCCTATTAACTTTTTGCCTGGGCCTGATGACAGTTTATTGTTACAAAAAATTTCTTCTTCCAATACCAAAAGAATACAGCAGGATTTGAGAGAGTGGATAGATGGATTAACTTCAGACTTTTACAATGTTTTAGGTTCATGTGTAGTATCAACTCGTAATAGTCCTGACAAAAAGTTTATTTGTGGTAAGCATTCATTTGAATACTGCAAATCCACAGAATGGAGCTCCTTGTCGCCAGATCCTAAAGGGTCTATAGGTAAATTAAACATTAAGACTGGTTGCCTGGAAAGGGTATGA
- the LOC134795543 gene encoding dehydrogenase/reductase SDR family member 4, with the protein MIRSLGILSMGMGGKSFTSVKPYSVSAELNNRLKGKVAIVTASTDGIGYAIAKRLGNEGASVVICSRKENNVQKAVNELRKEGITVEGVACHVGNAEQRKKLFDIANDKFGGLDILVSNAAVNPGVSPVLETDENVWDKIFEINVKSSWLLAKEAYPNLVKRGGGSIVFISSIAGYQPMSPLGAYSVSKTTLLGLTKAIANEVVTDNIRVNCVAPGIVATKFASAITSSEAAKEQSLSIVPMQRFGKPSEIAAAVAFLASNDASYVTGETIVVAGGAHAHL; encoded by the exons ATGATCCGTTCCCTGGGAATATTGTCAATGGGAATGGGAGGCAAAAGCTTCACCTCAGTAAAGCCCTACAGTGTTAGTGCTGAATTGAATAATCGACTAAAGGGCAAAGTTGCTATAGTCACGGCATCAACTGACGG TATAGGATATGCCATTGCAAAGAGGCTTGGAAATGAAGGTGCATCAGTGGTAATATGCAGTAGAAAAGAGAACAATGTCCAGAAAGCAGTTAATGAGCTTCGCAAAGAAGGAATTACCGTGGAGGGTGTAGCATGCCATGTTGGGAATGCTGAACAGAGGAAGAAATTGTTTGATATT GCTAATGACAAATTTGGGGGCCTAGATATATTAGTCTCAAATGCTGCAGTTAATCCAGGAGTGTCACCAGTTTTGGAG ACAGACGAAAATGTTTGGGACAAAATATTTGAGATCAATGTGAAAAGCTCTTGGTTGTTGGCCAAGGAAGCCTACCCCAATCTTGTTAAGCGAGGGGGAGGCAGCATCGTATTTATTTCATCTATAGCTGGCTATCAACCTATGTCT CCTTTAGGTGCATACAGCGTGAGTAAGACAACATTGTTAGGATTGACCAAGGCTATCGCAAATGAAGTCGTCACTGACAACATAAGAGTTAATTGTGTCGCACCAGGCATCGTTGCTACGAAATTTGCTTCAGCT ATTACCAGCTCAGAAGCAGCTAAGGAGCAAAGCTTATCAATTGTGCCGATGCAGAGATTCGGAAAGCCATCGGAAATAGCTGCGGCTGTGGCGTTTTTAGCGTCGAACGACGCGAGCTATGTCACCGGCGAGACCATCGTGGTGGCGGGTGGCGCTCACGCCCATCTGTAA
- the LOC134795466 gene encoding U6 snRNA phosphodiesterase 1, with protein sequence MSGLSGLSYIGDYGSSSEDSDAYTKDNIVSAKKLKLPTPNLGNVPVVGTEDHVDDPDLHKGRTRSFPHKRGNWASYVYIRYPEEENLTALLSRFIAECPASDLHVCDDFHISLSRTVNLMYHLITPFTKSLQNAVDGIDSFDLGFESVKIYCNEEKSRTFVSLAVDHFSNKFLLKIVDKVDDILADYKLPTFYDDPSLHMSILWANGNKKAELTSVLDNLNNILYQEVEKCLKTITVDKVNCKIGNKFYQFALQ encoded by the exons ATGTCTGGATTGTCTGGTTTGTCTTATATTGGTGATTACGGATCCAGTTCAGAAGACAGTGACGCATATACGAAGGACAATATCGTAAGCGCCAAGAA GTTAAAGTTACCTACACCAAATTTGGGGAATGTCCCAGTGGTCGGGACAGAGGATCATGTAGATGACCCCGACCTGCATAAAGGACGCACTCGATCCTTTCCACATAAAAGAGGAAACTGGGCATCCTATGTTTATATAAGAT ATCCCGAGGAAGAAAATTTGACAGCATTACTAAGTAGATTTATAGCTGAATGTCCTGCCAGTGATTTGCATGTGTGTGATGATTTTCATATAAGTTTATCAAGAACTGTGAATTTGATGTATCATCTGATAACTCCATTTACCAAGTCTTTGCAAAATGCGGTTGATGGTATAGACAG ctTTGATTTGGGTTTTGAAAGTGTGAAGATATATTGCAATGAGGAAAAGAGCAGAACATTTGTGTCTTTAGCAGTTGATCACTTCAGTAACAAGTTTCTACTAAAAATTGTGGACAAGGTGGATGACATTCTTGCTGATTATAAGCTACCAACTTTTTATGAT GATCCATCTCTTCATATGAGTATACTCTGGGCTAATGGTAACAAGAAAGCAGAACTAACCAGTGTTTTAgacaatttaaataatattcttTATCAAGAAGTTGAAAAGTGTCTTAAAACTATAACAGTGGACAAGGTAAATTGTAAGATAGGGAACAAATTTTATCAATTTGCTTTACAGTGA
- the LOC134795525 gene encoding protein ecdysoneless homolog, with translation MTQTNGAKVVPLLEDSVECLFYSANSADNFNWDALCLQLNTAIQNLSANYIWHRDEFRVHKPIEFATKEDIPEHLASITCFGDNIEDEWFIVYLVLELSKKFKNIIVQVRDDDGEFLLIEAADYLPSWANPESTDNRVFIYQGHIHIIPPDLQRGAELKLKDALQMIACASNKTVASNAIQNSILTRIGNYPEKVYELFHRTVVKLPVDIAALISLKPALIAPLVNAFCNHDVLDAKACKSIEIDDCVIIGTTFTKCLYAMLMHAKPLKNINFKEMNDKKCVIGHKLTAGYQILMNKTNLDIFASKQFKNFMSKLNASGYFKNNIEGSKDYNGLLKNAKEFYSVMECPINSQVANEISNLKLSTEFAHTREALLQKKSTGEEFKLDDEDWLKIDPDQLNELLNSRYGKRTKFSDNDTLTANNITSKLSSFLMKTSDFEGIETTKDDSIGNVEFDPDDFVNSVQKMLDMIAIGKEASDSDEDTLSSGDDMEQDEELEAIKQEGLQDNKTILQNIIQSMKEEGLSGPSSNLMKSVGFQKTDLLDSDDDE, from the exons ATGACACAAACTAATGGAGCTAAAGTCGTACCACTACTCGAGGATTCTGTTGAGTGTTTATTCTATTCGGCGAATTCAGCAGATAATTTTAATTGGGATGCTTTGTGTTTGCAGTTAAACACTGCCATACAAAACTTATCTGCCAATTATATTTGGCACAGGGATGAATTCAGAGTTCATAAACCGATTGAGTTTGCTACAAAAGAGG ACATACCTGAACACCTTGCTAGCATCACATGCTTCGGTGATAACATTGAGGATGAGTGGTTCATCGTGTACCTGGTACTAGAACTAAGTAAAAAGTTCAAGAATATAATAGTACAAGTTCGAGATGATGATGGTGAATTCTTGCTTATTGAAGCTGCAGATTACTTACCTTCATGGGCAAATCCTGAGAGTACAGATAATAGa gtatttatttatcaaggCCATATTCACATAATACCTCCTGATCTTCAAAGAGGTGCAGAGTTAAAATTAAAAGATGCCCTACAGATGATTGCTTGTGCATCCAATAAAACAGTGGCTTCTAATGCaattcaaaattcaattttaacaaGAATTGGAAATTACCCTGAGAAAGTGTATGAGTTATTTCACAGAACTGTTGTAAAGCTACCAGTGGACATTGCTGCATTAATTTCTCTTAAACCTGCGCTTATAGCCCCACTCGTAAATGCATTCTGCAATCATGATGTCCTAGATGCTAAGGCTTGTAAGAGCATTGAAATTGATGATTGTGTTATTATTGGTACTACATTTACCAAGTGTTTATATGCCATGCTAATGCATGCTAAGCCACTGaaaaatattaactttaaaGAAATGAATGACAAGAAATGTGTTATAGGTCACAAATTGACTGCAGGTTATCAAATTCTGATGAACAAAACCAATTTAGACATATTTgcatcaaaacaatttaaaaactttatgaGCAAATTGAATGCTAGtggatattttaaaaataacattgaaGGCTCTAAAGACTACAATGGGCTATTAAAAAATGCTAAAGAATTTTATTCTGTTATGGAATGCCCTATAAATTCACAAGTGGCAAATGAAATTTCTAACTTGAAATTATCTACAGAATTTGCTCACACTAGAGAAGCATTGctacaaaaaaaatcaactGGAGAAGAATTCAAACTAGATGATGAAGATTGGCTCAAGATTGATCCAGATCAGTTAAATGAACTACTTAACTCAAGATATGGTAAAAGAACTAAATTTAGTGATAATGATACTTTGACCGCCAATAATATAACATCAAAATTGTCATCTTTTCTCATGAAAACATCTGATTTTGAAGGTATTGAAACTACTAAAGATGATTCCATTGGAAATGTTGAATTTGATCCAGATGACTTTGTCAATTCCGTTCAGAAGATGTTAGATATGATTGCTATTGGTAAAGAGGCTTCTGATAGTGATGAGGATACTTTAAGTAGTGGAGATGATATGGAGCAAGATGAAGAATTAGAAGCCATCAAACAAGAAGGGTTGCAAGATAACAAGACAATATTGCAAAATATCATTCAAAGTATGAAAGAAGAAGGATTGTCTGGACCTTCCAGTAATTTAATGAAATCTGTTGGGTTCCAAAAAACAGATTTATTGGActctgatgatgatgagtaa
- the LOC134795500 gene encoding ATP-dependent DNA helicase Q4, whose protein sequence is MDIIESIKKDKAYIKYKLIVKNWENEFKNSHSRTPSKFDIKEAPSKIKYAYKKYFQLKSSALENSLSICIDDEPLGSPDQSHFESAFETLSPPTEQLVATLPSGPQLNELLSNVSSFKKEPLKNIQTLSPFTDKLSKKLFQNKQFSLRNPRKLSLHKSQSVIESKIENDSELNKIESLSTTLTQIDNQKFSVLADKSTLSNNDLLRTFGTSTPDFKKTPTIRKLNQGWLERATGMSLHDMATSTPGENPKTFGLGNISVPVNARVGKLRIEERIAAQPDEDKCEDFVENSESEGEDVSFSKLKPALKKRKLEDAINITRAQPLDDPAKTSKIELDKSQSPEKPSKNKRKKRVVKKEPKNIDSDTKEQHPPDIAEYMPFGIENVKPRHSNVTDILKTVEESVKYDNIENDTEATGKLENKIKNGTLNDNFVRINIEKKVFVRGKKSINFSKYKKQQYKDKKALHAGMEFPEAGKMLCFKCGKSGHMARYCTAHKGETLLPLESYDENNIPSLEDIENIVNNETNKLSLPEQLSTSVYEASAIPESFLKMLADTPSSDEREVKPIYSNSEETSTALHEALAMFGHKCFRPGQEQAIKRILAGMSTLLILSTGGGKSLCYQLPAYIYSQHYKCITLVISPLVSLMEDQVLSMPDFLKAGCLHTNQPPTQRKKIIQCLKDGEINILLISPEALISGDSSNGFAGLFKSLPPIAFACIDEAHCVSQWSHNFRPSYLMICRVLREKLNVKCILGLTATASQSTIRSVISHIDIPDGLTGVITNPALPDNLYLSVSFEKDKDRALVSYLTSERISFFNSIIVYCIRRDECERVAAVLRSSLQEPGKISMEAKNKKRKRMSYISEAYHAGMSGAQRKKIQKQFMDGTLRIIVATVAFGMGINKSDIRCIIHYNMPSSFESYVQEVGRAGRDGQPAYCHVFMSSSSSDKNELLKHIHANTIDRSTVRKLLQKVFIPCDCTKRNDASTSKSAYSAQRCKGHEVGIPIDVTVEELDLPSENIATLLCYIELHPKKYIKVLNNAYTMCKISSYGGPQKIIEAAKTCPPLAMAVLMESKKQKDISKLSVLEFDVIEVAAAIGWESGMTKYHLKNLEWITEGATSRRSQLKIEFHTLGFKIKASGDLTPAELDCMLDDLHNLVMIQEKAMLYQLEESHAAFTKLGSNSVASKELSQDNLVAKSNELKSTIRNYFQREEHFASDIECQERPIDTERVISDVRALIASYRDCSFNGRSIARIFQGISSPNFPAIVWGRCKFWRAHIHEDFYGIIRLATQQLIQMKNV, encoded by the coding sequence ATGGACATCATTGAATCGATAAAAAAAGACAAAGCTTATatcaaatacaaattgataGTTAAAAATTGGGAGAACGAATTTAAAAACAGTCACTCACGAACACCTTctaaatttgacattaaagaaGCTCCATCTAAGATAAAGTATGCTTACAAGAAATATTTTCAGTTAAAAAGTTCAGCACTAGAAAACTCATTGTCTATATGTATTGATGATGAGCCTCTTGGATCTCCGGATCAATCACACTTTGAAAGTGCCTTTGAAACTTTAAGTCCTCCTACTGAACAACTAGTTGCCACCTTGCCTAGTGGACCTCAGCTTAATGAATTACTGTCTAATGTATCATCATTTAAAAAAGAGCCTTTGAAAAACATTCAAACGCTAAGCCCATTCACAGACAAGCTTTCAAAAAAACTGTTTCAGAATAAGCAGTTTTCCTTGAGGAATCCTAGGAAATTATCATTGCATAAGTCACAGTCTGTGATTGAAAGCAAAATTGAGAATGACAGTGAGTTGAACAAGATTGAAAGTTTGTCCACCACACTGACACAAATTGACAATCAGAAATTTTCTGTCCTAGCAGACAAGAGTACTTTGAGTAATAATGATTTACTGAGAACATTTGGCACTAGCACCCCAGATTTCAAGAAAACTCCAACTATTAGAAAACTTAATCAGGGATGGCTAGAAAGGGCAACTGGAATGTCATTACATGATATGGCAACCTCAACACCAGGTGAAAATCCTAAAACATTTGGTTTGGGAAATATTTCAGTACCAGTTAATGCACGAGTTGGCAAGCTGAGAATAGAAGAGAGGATTGCGGCTCAGCCTGATGAAGATAAATGTGAAGATTTTGTAGAAAATAGTGAATCTGAAGGGGAAGACGTATCTTTTTCCAAACTGAAGCCAGCCCTTAAAAAAAGGAAACTAGAAGATGCAATAAATATTACCAGAGCACAACCACTGGATGATCCTGCAAAAACTAGCAAAATAGAACTTGATAAAAGTCAAAGTCCGGAAAAGCCCTCTAAAAATAAACGAAAAAAGAGAGTTGTGAAAAAAGAGCCTAAAAATATAGATAGTGATACTAAAGAACAACACCCTCCTGACATTGCAGAGTATATGCCATTTGGCATTGAAAATGTAAAGCCGAGGCATTCTAATGTCACAGACATACTGAAAACTGTGGAAGAATCAGTTAAATATGACAATATTGAAAACGATACTGAAGCTACAGGTaaattagaaaataaaataaaaaatggcaCTCTAAATGATAACTTTGTAAGAATCAACATAGAGAAAAAAGTATTTGTCCGTGGCAAAAAAAGTATAAATTTTTCTAAGTACAAGAAACAGCAATATAAAGACAAGAAAGCTCTTCATGCTGGCATGGAGTTTCCAGAGGCAGGAAAGATGTTATGTTTCAAGTGTGGAAAGTCAGGCCATATGGCAAGATATTGCACAGCTCATAAAGGAGAAACTCTTTTGCCATTAGAAAGCtatgacgaaaataatattccCTCTTTAGAAGATATAGAGAACATTGTTAATAACGAAACTAATAAACTATCTCTCCCAGAACAACTTAGTACATCTGTTTATGAAGCCAGTGCTATTCCGGAGTCATTCCTGAAAATGCTTGCTGACACACCCTCAAGTGATGAAAGAGAAGTTAAACCAATATACTCCAATAGTGAGGAAACATCAACTGCTTTACATGAAGCACTTGCTATGTTTGGTCACAAATGTTTTCGACCTGGACAAGAACAAGCAATCAAGCGTATACTAGCTGGTATGTCCACGTTGTTAATATTGTCAACAGGTGGAGGAAAATCACTCTGCTATCAACTCCCAGCATATATTTACAGCCAGCACTACAAATGCATTACTTTAGTCATATCACCACTGGTTTCTCTGATGGAGGACCAAGTGTTAAGTATGCCAGATTTCCTCAAAGCTGGATGCTTACATACTAATCAGCCACCAACACAACGCaagaaaattattcaatgtttgAAGGATGGGGAGATAAATATTCTCCTTATATCACCAGAAGCATTAATATCAGGGGACTCATCGAATGGGTTTGCAGGGTTGTTCAAATCATTGCCACCCATTGCATTTGCGTGCATTGACGAAGCACATTGTGTTTCACAATGGAGCCACAACTTCAGACCGAGTTATTTAATGATTTGTAGGGTGCTACGAGAAAAGCTAAATGTTAAATGCATCCTTGGCCTAACTGCAACTGCAAGTCAATCAACAATAAGAAGTGTGATTAGTCATATTGACATACCTGATGGACTGACTGGAGTTATAACTAACCCCGCCCTTCCTGATAACCTGTACTTGTCAGTATCATTTGAGAAAGACAAAGATAGGGCATTGGTTTCGTACCTGACTTCGGAACGTATAAGtttctttaattctattatagtATATTGTATAAGAAGAGATGAGTGTGAAAGAGTGGCTGCTGTGCTAAGATCATCCCTTCAAGAACCTGGAAAGATTAGCATGGaagcaaaaaacaaaaaaagaaagagAATGTCCTACATATCTGAAGCTTACCATGCTGGCATGTCTGGAGCTCAGAGAAAGAAAATTCAGAAGCAGTTCATGGATGGCACATTAAGAATAATAGTGGCTACTGTAGCTTTTGGCATGGGAATAAACAAGTCTGATATCAGATGCATCATTCATTATAATATGCCAAGCAGTTTTGAATCTTATGTGCAAGAAGTCGGCAGAGCAGGAAGGGATGGACAACCTGCCTATTGTCATGTGTTTATGAGCAGTAGCAGCAGCGATAAGAATGAGTTGCTAAAACATATCCACGCAAACACAATAGATAGATCAACAGTCAGAAAATTACTTCAAAAAGTGTTTATCCCTTGTGACTGCACCAAACGCAATGATGCATCAACATCGAAATCTGCATATTCTGCACAAAGATGTAAAGGACATGAGGTTGGCATTCCAATTGATGTCACAGTGGAAGAATTAGACTTGCCTTCTGAAAATATTGCAACCTTACTATGTTACATAGAGCTGCATCCAAAGAAATATATCAAAGTTCTGAATAATGCTTACACAATGTGCAAAATTTCGTCTTATGGAGGGCCGCAAAAAATTATTGAAGCTGCAAAAACTTGTCCTCCCCTAGCAATGGCTGTTTTAATGGAGTCAAAAAAGCAAAAAGATATATCAAAACTAAGTGTTTTGGAATTTGATGTTATTGAGGTAGCTGCTGCCATAGGTTGGGAAAGTGGCATgacaaaatatcatttgaaaAATTTAGAGTGGATAACAGAAGGCGCGACATCTCGACGATCACAACTAAAGATAGAATTTCATACCCTCGGCTTTAAGATTAAAGCGTCAGGTGACCTCACACCAGCTGAACTCGACTGCATGCTGGACGATCTTCACAACTTAGTCATGATCCAGGAAAAAGCTATGTTATATCAGTTAGAAGAAAGCCACGCAGCATTTACTAAACTTGGCAGCAACTCTGTGGCAAGCAAGGAATTATCCCAAGATAATCTTGTCGCGAAATCTAACGAGCTTAAGTCGACAATACGTAATTATTTCCAAAGGGAGGAGCACTTTGCCAGTGATATTGAATGCCAAGAACGTCCTATAGACACAGAAAGAGTGATAAGTGACGTAAGAGCTTTAATTGCTTCATATAGAGATTGTAGCTTCAATGGACGTAGTATAGCAAGAATATTTCAAGGTATATCTTCACCAAACTTTCCGGCTATCGTTTGGGGCAGGTGTAAATTTTGGAGAGCCCATATTCATGAGGATTTTTACGGAATCATCCGATTAGCGACACAACAGCTAATTCaaatgaaaaatgtttaa